In Rattus norvegicus strain BN/NHsdMcwi chromosome 1, GRCr8, whole genome shotgun sequence, a genomic segment contains:
- the Pfpl gene encoding pore forming protein-like precursor, with translation MNSFMVTVFIWITVAYAEVEKALEEIYEDGFRKCQNALHLPVLEVLPGGGWDNLRNMDMGQVMDLTYTKCKTTEDGLYIIPDQVFTIPHKESNLELNSEILESWENYRSTTSFSINLNLDYRPKVNGKFSTEFQRIKTRQVRDHAVTTRVQVRNLFYTVKTDPNAELNLGFKKELMEICYRLEKNQTKMATYLAELLVLNYGTHIITSVDAGAALVQEDHIKSSFLKNNKGNRFAVTASAGFTFAKVLDFKIEAGFGYQNHLATGYLENRTDSRVQSIGGIPFYPGMTIETWQNGILNHLVAVDRAGLPLHFFIKPEKLPGFPHHLVEQLAKTVETAAKSYYNFNTYPGCTNINSPNFDFQANTDDGSCDGKVVNSPFGGVYQLCVQISGHGHEDMCQDFRQKNPLTGYFSCPSGYTPVHLLSQPHEKGYVEKECRNKCILKIFCNLECKDVFRVAKAEVKAYWCVASSQVPDNSGLLFGGVFTDKSINPTTNAHSCPTSYFPLKLFENLKVCVSLDHELGPKFSIPFGGFFSCTQGNPLYNSSTSGDLEKSFQQKCPGGFSQQLAVIIDGCQVSYCVKAGIFTKASLAPARLPPYTQLPMSEFSTDPVDVISSENAKSWVKDPYTLQWSLEEPSNTGGLSGGSTAGITVVVILALGVLIAMAIYGKRRFKKNESNEVPRPQTFLPFPRARATPDGV, from the coding sequence ATGAACAGCTTCATGGTTACAGTCTTCATCTGGATCACAGTGGCATATGCTGAAGTAGAGAAGGCACTTGAAGAGATCTATGAGGACGGTTTTCGAAAGTGCCAGAATGCTTTGCATCTACCTGTTTTGGAAGTGCTACCTGGAGGAGGCTGGGATAACCTGAGGAATATGGACATGGGACAAGTGATGGACTTGACATACACCAAGTGTAAAACCACAGAAGATGGACTGTACATCATCCCTGATCAAGTCTTCACTATTCCTCACAAAGAGAGCAACCTGgagttgaactcagaaatcctggAATCTTGGGAGAATTACCGAAGCACCACCTCATTTTCCATCAACTTGAATCTCGATTATCGTCCTAAAGTCAACGGCAAATTCTCTACTGAGTTCCAAAGGATAAAGACCCGTCAAGTGAGAGACCATGCTGTAACTACACGAGTGCAGGTGAGAAATTTGTTCTACACGGTGAAAACCGACCCAAATGCAGAGCTTAACTTGGGGTTTAAGAAGGAGCTCATGGAAATCTGTTACCGTTTAGAGAAAAACCAGACGAAGATGGCCACCTACCTGGCAGAACTCTTGGTCCTCAATTATGGCACACACATAAtcaccagtgtggatgctggggcTGCACTGGTTCAGGAGGATCACATCAAGTCCTCCTTCCTTAAGAACAATAAGGGAAACCGTTTTGCTGTGACTGCATCTGCTGGATTTACCTTCGCAAAGGTTTTGGACTTCAAAATAGAGGCAGGCTTTGGCTATCAAAATCACTTGGCCACAGGCTATCTTGAAAACAGAACTGATTCTAGGGTGCAAAGCATTGGAGGGATTCCCTTCTACCCAGGGATGACCATTGAAACCTGGCAGAATGGCATCCTTAACCACCTAGTGGCAGTGGACCGTGCTGgtttgcccctgcatttctttatCAAGCCTGAAAAGCTGCCTGGTTTTCCACACCACTTGGTGGAGCAGCTGGCGAAGACAGTGGAAACTGCTGCGAAAAGCTATTACAACTTTAACACGTACCCAGGCTGCACAAATATCAACTCCCCCAACTTCGATTTTCAGGCCAATACAGATGATGGCTCTTGTGATGGTAAAGTAGTCAACTCTCCCTTTGGAGGGGTTTATCAGTTGTGTGTTCAAATATCAGGGCATGGTCACGAGGACATGTGCCAAGATTTCCGTCAGAAGAATCCACTTACTGGTTATTTCTCTTGTCCCTCTGGCTATACCCCTGTCCATCTGCTGTCTCAGCCCCATGAGAAGGGTTATGTAGAAAAGGAATGTAGAAATAAATGTATCCTCAAGATATTCTGCAATCTGGAGTGTAAAGATGTGTTCCGAGTGGCCAAGGCTGAAGTTAAAGCTTATTGGTGTGTGGCCAGTAGCCAAGTACCGGACAACTCAGGACTTCTCTTTGGAGGAGTCTTCACTGACAAGAGCATCAACCCAACGACAAATGCACATTCATGCCCAACCAGTTACTTTCCTCTGAAGCTGTTTGAGAACCTCAAGGTATGTGTTTCTCTGGATCATGAATTGGGGCCCAAATTTTCAATCCCCTTTGGTGGGTTCTTTAGCTGCACACAAGGGAACCCCCTGTATAATTCTTCCACATCTGGAGACTTAGAGAAATCATTTCAGCAAAAGTGTCCTGGGGGCTTCAGTCAACAGCTAGCTGTGATCATTGATGGATGCCAAGTGTCCTACTGTGTCAAGGCTGGAATCTTTACAAAAGCATCTCTGGCTCCTGCTAGGCTCCCACCTTACACTCAGCTACCTATGAGTGAGTTTTCCACTGACCCAGTTGATGTGATAAGTAGTGAGAATGCCAAATCCTGGGTTAAGGACCCCTATACCCTGCAATGGAGTCTAGAGGAGCCATCAAACACTGGTGGGCTCTCAGGAGGATCAACTGCTGGAATCACAGTTGTGGTTATCCTAGCATTAGGGGTTTTAATTGCCATGGCCATCTATGGCAAACGGAGATTTAAGAAGAATGAATCCAATGAAGTTCCAAGACCACAGACGTTTCTTCCTTTTCCAAGAGCTAGAGCCACTCCTGATGGAGTGTAG